A genomic window from Rattus norvegicus strain BN/NHsdMcwi chromosome 9, GRCr8, whole genome shotgun sequence includes:
- the Rab12 gene encoding ras-related protein Rab-12 has product MDPSAALHRRPAGGGLGAVSPALSGGQARRRKQPPRPADFKLQVIIIGSRGVGKTSLMERFTDDTFCEACKSTVGVDFKIKTVELRGKKIRLQIWDTAGQERFNSITSAYYRSAKGIILVYDITKKETFDDLPKWMKMIDKYASEDAELLLVGNKLDCETDREISRQQGEKFAQQITGMRFCEASAKDNFNVDEIFLKLVDDILKKMPLDVLRSELSNSILSLQPEPEIPPELPPPRPHVRCC; this is encoded by the exons ATGGATCCGAGCGCCGCGCTGCACCGGCGGCCCGCGGGCGGCGGCCTGGGCGCGGTCTCCCCGGCGCTGTCCGGCGGCCAGGCCCGTCGGAGGAAGCAGCCCCCCAGGCCGGCCGACTTCAAGCTGCAGGTCATCATCATCGGCTCCCGCGGCGTGGGCAAGACCAGCCTGATGGAGCGCTTCACCGACGACACGTTCTGCGAGGCCTGCAAGTCCACCGTGG GTGTTGACTTTAAAATCAAGACTGTAGAACTAAGAGGGAAGAAAATTAGATTACAGATCTG GGACACAGCAGGGCAGGAGCGATTCAACAGCATTACCTCAGCCTATTACAGAAGTGCCAAGGGGATCATACTCGTGTATGACATCACCAAGAAAGAGACGTTCGATGACTTGCCAAAGTGGATGAAGATGATCGATAAG TATGCTTCAGAAGACGCTGAGCTTCTCCTGGTCGGAAATAAGCTGGACTGtgaaacagacagagaaatcTCCAGGCAGCAAGGAGAAAAG TTTGCACAGCAGATAACCGGGATGCGGTTCTGCGAAGCCAGTGCCAAGGACAATTTCAACGTGGATGAGATCTTTCTGAAACTCGTTGATGATATTTTGAAAAAG ATGCCTCTCGATGTTTTGAGAAGCGAGTTATCCAATAGCATCCTCTCTCTACAACCAGAGCCTGAGATCCCACCAGAGCTGCCTCCACCCAGACCACACGTCCGATGCTGTTGA
- the Rab12 gene encoding ras-related protein Rab-12 isoform X1 translates to MLLPLLRRSCFPSSTPGGGGSGGGAERVEGARGPGARGRRPEREPYACMDPSAALHRRPAGGGLGAVSPALSGGQARRRKQPPRPADFKLQVIIIGSRGVGKTSLMERFTDDTFCEACKSTVGVDFKIKTVELRGKKIRLQIWSPSALTVCPPSVCVCFHPR, encoded by the exons atgctgctgccgctgctgcggAGGAGCTGCTTCCCTTCCTCGACTcccggcggcggcggcagcggcggcggcgcggAGCGGGTGGAGGGTGCGCGGGGGCCCGGGGCGCGCGGACGGCGGCCCGAGCGCGAGCCGTATGCGTGCATGGATCCGAGCGCCGCGCTGCACCGGCGGCCCGCGGGCGGCGGCCTGGGCGCGGTCTCCCCGGCGCTGTCCGGCGGCCAGGCCCGTCGGAGGAAGCAGCCCCCCAGGCCGGCCGACTTCAAGCTGCAGGTCATCATCATCGGCTCCCGCGGCGTGGGCAAGACCAGCCTGATGGAGCGCTTCACCGACGACACGTTCTGCGAGGCCTGCAAGTCCACCGTGG GTGTTGACTTTAAAATCAAGACTGTAGAACTAAGAGGGAAGAAAATTAGATTACAGATCTG GTCGCCCTCCGCTCTGACTGTCTGTCCAccgtctgtgtgtgtttgctttcatCCGCGTTAA